The Haliotis asinina isolate JCU_RB_2024 chromosome 3, JCU_Hal_asi_v2, whole genome shotgun sequence genome segment TAAACATGATGAACTGTAATATAGCTAAACTTACATTCAACTTGCCTTACTAGATCATGGCAATGTGACAAAAAGTTTTGCTGTTGTGTCAGCCAATCGATCTTGCATTACACACGAATACTGAAACTCTCATTCTTGTTTTTGCATGATTTGTCCTTCTCTGCTTTTGGTCTTTCTATTTGTTTTCTggtttttgttttaattgtttgtgtttgcaTATGAAAAGGCTTGTCCAGAGGACCAGCCATGTCAGTTAAAACGGGAAATTAAGTGTCCAGAGATTGGCCATTTTGATCAGTCAGTAGATTAACAGTCAGTCATCAAATTCTAACCAAAAGAATTTTCCTGAACCCTGAAAAAATTGTATTGTAACATCTTTACATGATAAATTCACTGATGGAATTCTGATTGAGAATTTTATCCAATGCAGAGACTGGTCTCCTACCACTGTTAGCTAGCTGAAGTGAAACACTAGGACAGGGAGCCAATTTAATCTTGCAAAGAATTTGCGTAAAGGAAAGTAgttgaaattattttcaaagcACCAGATGTATCAATGCTGCAATGGTAACACTGTTAGTTTTCGAACTTCCTCGAGGTCAATTAAATTGTATTTTTCCTCTTCTTTGCACTTTATTATGATGGGATTGAAAATTCAGGCATATTAATTGAACACAACTGGTCTCAGTTGCCAAAAGATCTCTCTTACAAATCTCTGGTATGGAACAGTCAATTTACACTGATGTACACTGACGTCCAGGGACACTAATTGTCCAACAGAGCCTGCTTGCTGCAAAGTAATTATTAGTacctttattttattttttttattaactgATGATATGTTACTATTGTTTTTTTACAGAGGGGAAAGTATCACAGACCACATTCACTGGGATACAAGAATGGCTACGCCATCCAGAAACGTCCAGAAGTTGGGATAGGTGGCGAGACTATTTTGCACAATCAGCTGAACCAGGCAGACCTGGATGAACTGGCCAACTTCAATCCCACTCTCACCTATGGTCAAGCAAAGCAAGCACCTCCAGAAGATTTTGTGCCTGGACATGTGGCCTGGGATAAAAAGGTGACTTCCTTTTCTAGACATGGTTAAAACGGCGACCTGCAGGTTATCACTAGCTTCTGATGAACATGTGACTGCATCTATCCTTGTTCTTTCATAACCTGATATAACCATGGGAATGCTTTATTACCGCCAACGAAGACTctgtttgaatattcatttgaaacattttgccAAATTCAGTTTTTGTTGATGTCAATTGTTTTCTGAATCTGTTTATGCACTTGAATATTTGTTAATCCTGTGATGAAATTACAGGTGTTGCGGTTCAATGGCTACTTCAAGCAGACAGTGCATGAATCACCTGATGAGTTCTATCGTGTCCGTCCTGTGGATATCTACTACTATCTGGAGGATGACAGTATCGCAGTGGTCGAGCCTCATGTGGAGAACAGCGGAATGCCACAAGGTGACTGTCACTGGTTTTCATAATGTTCACGTGTATAACCATTAATCAGGATTTTGGAACTGAAAACTTTATGTACATTTGATAAgcatttgaagaaaacataaagtcaAGTTGGGAAGAGTAAGTGTACTGGACTTGAACATCATACTTGAGTATCCATATAAGCTGCATCATCCCCAGAACAAGAGTGGATAGACAGATTGCCTCGAGAGAAGGGTACAACACCTTTCGCCCGTAACCCCTGTTTTTAAACATTCCATGTCTAAGAAtggatgtttttttaaaaagaaggtACAATTATTTATACCccataaccctaacccttgtaTTTTCACTCATAatttatattttgacatttcaagCAGGGGTTACGGATGGAACTCTTACTGTTTGCAATGACACTAGGCAATAAAAAGTTTAAGTTCTGCATTGACCGGTAATGGGATGTTTTCAGAGATGTTCTCCAAGACcttgttcattcattcacccTTTTGTGCTTAtgttcattcatttcatcaatacttatattcattcatttgcCATCGGGATGTAATGTTACCTCACCTCTTATTTCACAAATGAGCTCTACAACTACAatagcaattacaaatattaTCTTTTAATTTAATGCTTATAAGTTATACTGAATTTAAGGTATTTACTTGGTaatttaattaaaaaaatatttaatccaCAATACCATTATTTCTGTTTGTGACTGACTCACCGTAATAACAAATAACTTTAAGTTAAATTTCATGTACAATTATTAGATGTAATATTCAAATCAATAGTAAACCATAACTTTGAATATTATCCAATGCCAAAATATCCAAAGACAATTTCCTTCAGAACCCAAAacacaaatgtttgttttccaAAGACTGAATGTGGAGTGACCAACAGATCTATAAAGGTGTCCAGAATTCGTTGGTTTCACCATTAATTTCAGACTTGCTGTGCACATGCACAGAActtgtaaaaatatctactggctaATTTCCGCTTTGGTTGTACgtttaccgatagtgtaaatacactcaaaacaaaactgttcaTATCTCACTAAATATATCGATTTGCATATACTTTTCAGTTATTGATGTCCTATTTTGGTTGTAGCTGCATCAGAAATTTGTGTCTTGTTATTGTGAGATGGGGATGTGCGGGAAGAATGGTGGTGgtgagatgtgtttatacaagaacttaTTGACATAAATTAAGCTATTTATTTCACTACTCCCGGTATTGGTGCATACAAGTATAAAATAAGTTGTAATTGACATAAAactatgtgtttgttttgatttttcaatttctttagagtgtgtttacactattgGTAAACGTACGACCAAAGCAGAAATTAGCCAGATTTTTTTTACACACTCTGCGCATGCTCACAGCGAGTCTGAAAtaaatgtgaaaccaacgaatatGACCCAAACTGTCCCAAGAGACAAGAGTTCTTGAAAGTTGAAATTATGCTGAAGGGATCAGACCAGTGAAGGTCTgaagtagaataggcctccagcaacccatgcttgccataaaagcttactctgcttgtcgtgagaggtgacttatataaatgggattgggtggtcagactcgctgacttggttgaaacgtgtcattggttcccagttgttcagatggatgctcatgttgttggtcactggattatctgggcctagattttcgaagctcacttagcgctaagatagttgtaaaaTAATGTTACTGTATGGCatttacgactatcgtagcactaagagagcttcgaaaatctaggccctggtcctgacttggttatttacagaccgtcgccatatagcgggaatattgctgaatgcggcataaaactgaactcactgactcactcactcactgaaactgtCAGGCTATTTTATTAAACAGTGCACCTGCAGTTAGCATGAATTAAGTAAGCATGCTTTGTAAGTGGGTTGTGACTCATTGTGTCATGTTTTTGGCAAGCTGAGCTATATAATAAAACAGTATAGGCAATACTGCGAAAAGAAGTCCCAGAGAGTTTTAAAATTGAATTATTCTTTTAATATGTACCATACAATAAATATGCAAAATCTGTTAGTGCTGTGTGTATGAGGCGTAAAAAGCATTTTGGAGTTCAGACTTGTTTGCTGGATGATGTATATCCTGATGTATATCCTGATGTATATCCTGTcatgttcatgacatcagtcaTTGGAATTGTACTCCAGGTGTTTATAGGTCACCATCACATTGTGGGCGGCACTGAAGTGAAAAACAAATTAACCAAACAATAATTGTTACTCCCAAATGTCATGACATTCCCTAATGTACCAAGTGTGTACTGATCCATGGGAAGTGATATTATGgtttaaatgtttttaacatgtttgtgCATGGAATACAGTACTCTGTAATTGgatttgtaattttatttttattttacagGGAAACTGATCAAGCGCCAGCGTCTCCCGAAAAACGATCAGGGGGATCACTGGCACTGGAAGGACATCAACCTGGGCCAGAATATCACCTTCTATGGCAAGGTGTTCCATATTGTCTCTTGTGATGGCTTCACAAAGGTAAGCAAGGAAATAGGAAAGTGTGTGACTGAAACGTTCATGCATTAGCATTGATTTGATTTGCAATAGCAATAACTTGTCTCATCAAATAATATCTTAAAATCATCAAATTGATTTCATGTTATTGAGAGAAGAAGTAAAAGTAACTAATGCTTACAGTGATGACAACTGCCCATCAAGAATTATAAAACTGCATGTGCCAATATGTTTGACACTTGCTCAGAGAGACAATTTAGTGATTAAAAGAGTTGGGGTGTAAAAGGTGGAGAAGTAGATTTAGACTTACCTCCCTTGTTCTTTACATAGATTCACCGCTGTTCATTgtgcttttgaaatattttagagTTTTAAAGATAAATTTGCAACAGGTTTTCATTAGTTGTAAATTACAGGCTGACACAAATGAAATGTATTCTGAATTACAGATTTAACATGTTCCTTTTAACTCTTGGCCGGAACAACTATCTAGATAAATATCACATTGGTACCAAGATTTGTTGCCTGGAAGATGGTGTCTTAATTGATAGTGCCTGGATAAATCAGGTTTCCATGCACGATTCAGTTGAGAGAATAATCCTTCCCTTTCTGTTATCCTGTAGAACTACCTGGAGAGTGAAGGTATGATAGTGAATGAGCCAACTGAGATGCCGACCGATCCCTACATTGAAAGAAGGAAGCAAGCAGCGGCACTGCGCACCTACCAGGCTCCGAGCTCATTCGACAAGACCCGACAGTTCCTGGAACTTGACAGAAAGGTCCTGAGGTTCTACTGCGCCTGGGATGACAGGGACAGCATGTTTGGAGAAATGAGGCCATTTATTTTACATGTAAGTTGCAGGGATTGGTGGTACTGACTGGCTGGATACCATATTTTCTGGTGTATACAGCACAATTTTACAAGTACATGTACGTTTTCTAGATGCAAAGGCATTACTGGGTGCATGTAACGCTGGAAATACTGTGTCAAATTTGTACTGAAATATGCAAGTTAATCCTGTTTTGATGCTATTTGATATCTGAAGAATTATGTATGTCAGTTGGGTTAGGCACAGACCATTAGATATTGAAATACAGCCTTATGGTGACTGAAACAAGTAATGTGTTAATAGTACATTTTAATTATAAATACTATGCAAGTATAGAAGTGAACCCAAAGTCTACAAGCCTGCATAGTTATAGCATAACAATACCCACCATAATGTGTTAAAATTCTTCCCATTGACCAAACAGGCTAGAGTCAATTGTTATTGAAGATATGAATTTGAGATTAACTGTGATTAACTTTTGATTATCAATTTATCAGAGTTGTTTTCATGGATTTCGTCAGTAGTAAATTCCATCGACTTGACCTTCCCACATGCATTCACCTGATCTTCTGTAACATGAATGAATTGGTccatgcatattgtaaaaggtgactaatgtgattgggtggtcaggctcactgacttggttgacacatattgatgctcatactgttgatcactggattgtctgatccagacaccattattacagactgccatcatatattgctgagtgcagtgttaaacaagcaGCCAACCAACCGCTCTGATAACTTGTTTCCTGGTTTCAGTACTACTTGGTTGATGACACTCTGGAAGTACGTGAAATGCACTCCCCCAATGATGGCCGTGATCCATTCCCAGTTCTGATTGGCCGTCACAAGGTCCCCAAGGACCGCTACTCTGCTCCCTCATCCTTCCCAGCAGTTGTCATGGAGCTGTCAGACCATGAGGTCAAGGACTATTTCACACCAAAGGACTTTACAATTGGAAAAACTGTATCAATCTATGGACGTCGCTTCATTTTGTATGACTGTGACAACTTCACAAAAGCTTTCTATTATCACAATTTTGGAGTGACAGATTTCAACACAGTTGATGTGAAAGGCCTGACAAAGAATCTTCCTAAAATGGTGAGTAATTTTTTAAATTGATgtacatacaatacaatatacatgtacatgcattgaAGTCAAAGTCGTTATACTTTGCTGGAAAGTCAGGGTGAAAATGGCTTTGAGGAAAATGGTTTAGAAACATTACCTCGACTCAAGTGACCTATGTCAATGGCAATGGTCAAGCAGTCAACATTTCTTCTGAAGATCATCAAAGTAAAACGTATCCAGAGACTTTTTCTATCACTTGAGACAATTGGAGATATGAGTAATGTCCCCTAAATGGGCACCTGAGTCTCTGACACAGGGCTTAACACttactaatgagtgagtgactttggttttacaccacttttagcaatattctaggaaTATCATAGCAGGGACACCACCACATCATCTAAACCTGACCCATACTCAAATATTTGTAAGAAACCAACAGTCATGATTTTTGGCAATTTTTCAAATATCCAGTTTCAAAAGACAAAATTAACTGATGTATGGTTGATATTATTCATACCTCTGTAGTTGTGAAATGATTCTGTCACACTGGTGGCAGTCTAACTGTAAGGTGTCAGGATTTTAGATGTTCAGTTTTGAAGAACTAATATTATGGCATTATATTTGTAGTGTCATTGCTAGAGAACCATGAAAGCATTTGTTGAGCTCTAGATATTTTTCCATTCCAGGAGATTCCACCATACAACAATTTTGGGTCAATGGAGGATTCCCTCCAGTCCTGTCTGTCACTGGTGCCTCAGCCACCCAAGAAAGACTTCATCAAGATGCTGGAAAATGACCACAAAGTCCTCAGATTTGAAGCCATCATGGTGAGCATGATATGAACAACACTATCTCTGATGTCTTATGCTGTATATGAAACTTTAGCAATGAAGTAACTGGTATACATGCAAATCAGGTCTAGAAGAGGAAAATCAGTGGACTCAGAATATCATATGTTTCAAAGAAGTAAAtaaaaattcatgaaaaaaattcTTTCTTCTCAATTTAACTTATGACAGCACCATTTACAGACAGCAAGTTATAAAGCTTCAACTTGTTTGATTATCTTCCAATTCTGTTAACTGGATAGCGGTCAAAATGAAGGGAGACCCAGTTTGTGAATATTTCAAGGTATCAAGAAATTGATCTTAGAATGTCATCACTGGACACTTTTGTAGTGTGAAAACTGATTTTTCTTTTGCATGTAGTCATTTGAATATAATCTCTAAAAATGAACATTATGGAAGTTTCTTAAAAATTTAGATGGCAATTTCAGACCTGTAAACAACAGTTAACACCTGTATATAGTGTTTATAGAGTAATGTCAGAATGGAATTTCAAAAGCTGTCCACTGACACTGTGTACCTTTGCCATTCCTTAGCTTCCTTCAACTTTGTTGTTTTCCCATGAATCCAGGATTCAGTCAGGCCAGAGGACAAAGGACGTCGGTTCATCCTGGCTTACCGTCTTGCTGATGACATGATGACCATCTATGAATCTCCAGTTAGAAACTCTGGCATCATTGGTGGCAAGTTCTTGGAACGGACACGCGTGGCTAAGCCTGGAACTACTCCTGAGAAACCCGAGTTCTACGGGCCTCAGGATTTCCACATTGGAGCAGTCGTTGAAGTCTTCAAACACAGGTTCATCATTGTTGGTGCTGATGCCTATGTGCTTCACTACATGCAGGAACACAGCAGCCAGTTCCCAGGTATGTCAACATGGCATTATTTACTTGAGGGATTAGTTGACTCGTGCAAATACTTCAGAGCTGACAAAGCGGACAAAGCATGGAAATAAGTATCGCAAAAACCACAGAATCACTGTAAAATGAACAGACCAAACAGACCCACAAGGAATAACTGAACAGCACATGTAGATCAATAGAGAATGAAATACTAGTTTATTCtcagaaacaaaca includes the following:
- the LOC137278335 gene encoding EF-hand domain-containing protein 1-like, with translation MEGLPFLPGNTFIDPTRGKYHRPHSLGYKNGYAIQKRPEVGIGGETILHNQLNQADLDELANFNPTLTYGQAKQAPPEDFVPGHVAWDKKVLRFNGYFKQTVHESPDEFYRVRPVDIYYYLEDDSIAVVEPHVENSGMPQGKLIKRQRLPKNDQGDHWHWKDINLGQNITFYGKVFHIVSCDGFTKNYLESEGMIVNEPTEMPTDPYIERRKQAAALRTYQAPSSFDKTRQFLELDRKVLRFYCAWDDRDSMFGEMRPFILHYYLVDDTLEVREMHSPNDGRDPFPVLIGRHKVPKDRYSAPSSFPAVVMELSDHEVKDYFTPKDFTIGKTVSIYGRRFILYDCDNFTKAFYYHNFGVTDFNTVDVKGLTKNLPKMEIPPYNNFGSMEDSLQSCLSLVPQPPKKDFIKMLENDHKVLRFEAIMDSVRPEDKGRRFILAYRLADDMMTIYESPVRNSGIIGGKFLERTRVAKPGTTPEKPEFYGPQDFHIGAVVEVFKHRFIIVGADAYVLHYMQEHSSQFPEQTIQSLRDALGKSQTQKEVVKGGLMKVKRAEGDLDNLVRQVRAQLKKIAITDKSRVDEMFLRYDSDRTGYIDCNNMRDLCRRLQLPVDDDVIEALVSQCSVDGQGRISLEDFRRFVESS